The region CCCATCCGCGTTTGCGCCATCCCGCGCTGAGCGCCTTGACCCGATCGCGCATCGCCACCGCCATCCGGATGGCACGCTCGGCGGGATTCGACACCGGGACGGGGTCATTGAAGAAGACCATCATCCCGTCGCCGGTGAAGCGCTCGAGCGTCCCCTCGTGCTGGAGAATCAGCTGGCCCATCTCGGCGTGGTACTGGCGGAGGACGCCCATCACCTCCTCGGGCTCGGACGTCTCGGCGAATGCGGTGAACCCGCGGAGATCGAGAAACACGACCGTGACCTCCCGGCGGTGCGTCTTCAGGGGATCGTCGGCATCACCGGCCACGATGAGATCGGCCAGCTGCGGCGAGAAGAATCGCTTGAGTCGACCGAGGCGCTCGACCTGAGCGACCTGCTCCCGGACGCGCTCTTCGAGCGTCCGGTTCCACTCCGCCAGTTCCCTGAGGTGCCGCACCTCCTGGTCGCGCAGGCGTTTCTTCTCGAGACAGGCGCCGATCCGGGCCCGGAGGAGCACGGGGTCGAAGGGCTTGGCCAGGTAATCTTCCGCGCCCAGCTCGATGCATCGCACGACGCTCGCGATCTCGTCGAGCGCCGAGATCATCAGGACGGGGATGTCGCGCAGCGCGGAATCGGCCTTGAGGCGCTGGAGGACCTCGTAGCCGTCCATCTCCGGCATCATCACGTCCAGCAGCACGAGATCCACCGGCTCGGTCCGGAGGGCATCGAGGGCCTGGCGGCCGCCGGCCGCCATCCGGACCCGGTAGCCCTGTCGGGCGAGCCGCCGCGCCAGCATCTCGCGGTTGCTCTCGTTGTCGTCGACGACCAGGATCGCCCCGTGCTCAGGCGACGCGACGGGGGCCACGGCCCGGGGGGCCGAGGCGTCCGGGGCCCGCCCGCCGGCCCCGGACCGCTCGTCCCCCGGTCGCGGCACGCCCTGCCGGATCAACGTGCGCAGGTGGTCCGCCGCGGTGCTGATCCGGGCCAGGTCCGGCAGCAGGCTGACCGAGCCGGCCGGGGCGGCCTGGGCGCTGAGGGCTTGAGCGGTGGCGATGATCCGCTCCAGCGGCTCGGTCAGCTCGGCCGCCGCGCGCTCGAGATCCACGGTGCCCGCCTCGGCGCCGGGCGCGGCCAGCACCTCATTGATGCGGGCGAGGAGCCACCGGGAATCCTCCTGGATGCGGCGGAGCCCGGGCGCCAGGTCGGCTCCGCTGGCGGCCTCGAGGTCCTCCAGCAGCATCTCGCTGTAGCCGATCATGTGGTTCAACGGCGTCCGCAGCTCGTGGCGGAGGTAGGCGAGGCTGGTGGGCTCGGGCGTCATCCGGCGGGCCTGCTGGACAGCAGCGCTTCGATCTTGGCCAGCAGCCGGGGAAACTCGATCGGCTTGGTATCGAAATCGTCGCACCCGGCCTCCAGCGCCTTCTCGCGGTCACCGGACATGGCGTGGGCGGTGAGGGCGATGATGGGAATGTCCCGCGTCGCCGGCGCGGCCTTGAGCCGCCGCGTCGCTTCCCAGCCGTCCAGCCCGGGCAGGCTCATGTCCATGAGGATGAGCGCCGGCCCCTCCGACTGCGCCCGCTCGACGCCTTCCTGCCCATCGACGGCCAGGACGACCTCGTAGCCTTTCCGCTGCAGCCGCCGGGACAGCATGTCCCGGTTCATCTCGTTGTCCTCGACGAGGAGGATCTTCGGCATGACCTGTCCTCAGGTCGTCCGGGGGCGGGCGGAGGCGGTCACCATGTCGCGCACCTCGCGGAGCAGGTCGTCGCGGCTGTACGTCCCCTTCTGGAGGACCCTTTCCACGTAGCCGTTCAGGCGTTGCCGGTCCTCGGCCGACAGGTGCTTGGCGGTCACGACGACGATCGGGATCGCGCGCCAGGCGTCACGCTTCCGGACCTCGGCGACGAACTCGAATCCGTCCATTTCCGGCATCATCAGGTCGAGCAGGATCAGTCCGGGTGCCCGGGCCTGCAGGTACTCGAGGGCGGCGCGCCCGTGCTCGGCCTCGGCCACCGTGTATCCCTCCCGTTCCAGGGTCCGGCGGATCAGCTGCCGCACGTCGGGGTCGTCGTCGACGACGAGGATCGGGAGGTCGCGCCGGTACTTGTTGAGGACGGTGACGAGGCGCTCGCGATCGAGGGGCTTGATGAGGTAATCGGTGGCTCCCAGCGCGTACCCGAGGTTCTTGTCGTCCACGATGGTCAGCATGATGACGGGGATGTCGGCGAGATCGGGATCCGCCTTGAGGGCCGCCAGCACGGTCCAGCCGTCCAGGCCGGGCATCATCACGTCGAGCGTGATCACCCGGGGTCGCAG is a window of Candidatus Methylomirabilota bacterium DNA encoding:
- a CDS encoding response regulator, with protein sequence MTPEPTSLAYLRHELRTPLNHMIGYSEMLLEDLEAASGADLAPGLRRIQEDSRWLLARINEVLAAPGAEAGTVDLERAAAELTEPLERIIATAQALSAQAAPAGSVSLLPDLARISTAADHLRTLIRQGVPRPGDERSGAGGRAPDASAPRAVAPVASPEHGAILVVDDNESNREMLARRLARQGYRVRMAAGGRQALDALRTEPVDLVLLDVMMPEMDGYEVLQRLKADSALRDIPVLMISALDEIASVVRCIELGAEDYLAKPFDPVLLRARIGACLEKKRLRDQEVRHLRELAEWNRTLEERVREQVAQVERLGRLKRFFSPQLADLIVAGDADDPLKTHRREVTVVFLDLRGFTAFAETSEPEEVMGVLRQYHAEMGQLILQHEGTLERFTGDGMMVFFNDPVPVSNPAERAIRMAVAMRDRVKALSAGWRKRGWDLDLGVGIAQGYATLGAIGFEGRWDYGAIGTVTNLAARLCGEAKAGQILVAARVATALEDLAETEEVGPLVLKGLLRPVPTFNVLRLTRGDRGPAGA
- a CDS encoding response regulator — translated: MPKILLVEDNEMNRDMLSRRLQRKGYEVVLAVDGQEGVERAQSEGPALILMDMSLPGLDGWEATRRLKAAPATRDIPIIALTAHAMSGDREKALEAGCDDFDTKPIEFPRLLAKIEALLSSRPAG